The following nucleotide sequence is from Paenibacillus andongensis.
CTGTCGACGAAGGAAGAAGTCCCAGCCTTCTGCAGCTTCTCCACGAACTCCTCCGGAACATCTGAACCGACTTTTTTTCCATCTGGATGATAGATATAACGACCTTTTTCATCAATGATAAACAGGTACCCGTATTTCCCTAAATCAATCCCTTTCCATAGGGCAGACAAATCAGCGGATCTCATCTCAATGGCGAGCAAACCATTCAATTCAGGCGAGGTGAAGCCTCGGATACGACGGACTAGCGTGAGCATTTGATTCTCTTGACCTTCAATAATGCTATGGTTCAAAATACTTAATTTGCCGTCAGCCGCTGTATTGGCGAGAAAATATTTTCGCTGTTTCCGTTTATCTTCCGCATTGAAGGATTGCTCGTTCACCCCATTATAGTAATAGACCGCATTCAGCTTATCGCTGAGCAAGTAAACAGAAGCTAGTTTAGGGTTGCGAATGAATAACGGATCGACACTCGTTTCGAGAATCATTTTCCGATAGGTATAAAAGTCATATTCCTCCCGATTGGCCTTCAGATCAATAAACTCCATAACCTGTCTGTTCGTCAAAATAGAGACAATGGAGCGCTCATAGTCTTTCAAATACAGATCGGTATGATGAACCGCGTTTCCGACGATTTGATTCATTTGGTTCTCAACCATTTCCGCTAACTCATCGGAAGAGGTCATATAAGAGAAAATACCGACACTGCTAAGAGAAAGAATGATGACAATCAGAAAATAGACGAATAGCTTTTTAGTTAAACCTCTAATTTTCATTTGATACCGAGCCCTGCGCGATATTCAGAAGGCGAAACGCCAACAATTTTTTTGAAGGTTTTAGTAAAATGGGGGTAATCATCATACCCGACATCTGCGGCTACATCCACGATTCGAACATAAGGGATAGCCAGCATTTCCTTCGCCTTCGTCATCCTTTTTTTGATCCGGTACTGAACAAAGGTCTCCTGCGTTACTTTTTTAAAAAGCGAACTGAAATAGGTAGGTGTCAATCCGACCATCGCAGCGACTTGATCCAGCGAAATGTCTTCTGACAATCGGCTGTCGATAAAGCCTTTGGCCTCTTCCATAGGATCTTTGAAGCTGCCGCTCCGAACGTCTTGAAGGCCTTTTGCCATTCGAATCAACCCCTTCTCGAACGCTTCAAGGGCTTCCTTCACACTATCCGCCTGCAAGTGAGCTTGCACGGAGGATGGGGAGTAATTGCGGCCCTGAAAGCGTTTGACAAGAAGCGCATTACAATCATCCAATAGCTCCTTAAGCTCAGCCAACGATAAATTGGCAGATAGGCAGTATTCACGCCAGCGGCTGATTAAGCTGCTTAGTTCCTCCATTTGCAAGGCCCATATTTGCTGTTCCATTTGATCGATCCACTCGATATAACGGGAAGGCGGCATATAGCTGCGTGATGGCTTTTTGATCAATTGATCCAGCATGCCATGCACATCTGATTTGGTAACCGGTTTCAGCATATAGTGCCGAACACCATAATTCATGCTTTTTTGGGCGTATTCAAAGTCACTGTAACCAGATATCACAACGGTCTTAATTTGAGGAAATTCCTCATGAATGATTCTGCAGAGCTCCAATCCGTCCATTTTGGGCATGCGAACATCCGTCAACACAAGATCAGGTTCGCAGGCGCGAATCCGCTCTAAAGCAGCCACGCCGTTCTCAGCCGTCTGTATTTTCGAGAAAGCAGGTACGTACAATTCCGCCATCTTGACCATTCCTCTGCGAATGACAGGTTCATCGTCTACAATCAGTACATGCATGTCCAGACCTCCCCTATGTTTCTCAGCATCGCTATCCATTTATGATAACTCACGGAAATTGGTTCTACAACGGAAGGAATCACAAACGAGTTTGTGCGAAACGCCACGTGATGGAGCTAAAGGATGTAGGCTCCCCATCCGTCCCTATGAGTTCCCCGGAGTAGACGCCAGCTGCATTTTGCGTGACTGCTGCCTTCCACCAGCCGAACTTGCCATGTTCATAATCAAACGATTCCCCGTCATCGTCGTACAGTTTTCCTTCACCCATTCCATCGCCGAAATGAATGATTTCAAGCAGAACTCGCGTGCCTAAGGGTGGGACATGCGCTAGCGCAGGCATCATCGGAATGACGGACCCGTTTCTAACAAATACCGGAATTCGCTCCAAGCCGGCTTGAACGCGAATGATGCATCCACCGGTATAGCGTTCCCCTGTCTCTAATCCATACCAGATTCCGGATGGCAGCAGGACCTCCCGCTCAGACTCTCCTTCAACCAGTGGAGCTACTAATAATGCATCGCCGAACATGTATTGGTCGTCCCATTCTCTCACTTTTTTCTTGCCGTAAGCGGCATCTGTCGTATTCAAGGTTTGCTCCGCTGCTTCAGCATACAATGCCTCGGCTTCCGCGATTTCTGATGCGGACATCACGAAAGGCATTGCGCGGAATGGAGGGATCCCCTGCTCTCGGTAGGTTGCGAAAGCTGTATACAAATAAGGCAGCAATCTCATCCGCAGCTTAATATAATGCCGAACAGTGCCTTCCACTTCCGGGAAAGACCAAGGCTTCGTTCCATCGCCCCATGCATTCAGCATCGCGAGTGGCGAGAAACAAACCGTTTGCATACGCCGTACCCAATCTTCGGCATTTCGGGCTCTGCGAACCTCCGGTGTCCATAACAGCCCGCTGAAAGACGAGTTGACTAGGCCACGAATAAATTGCTTGTGATCATAGAGATCCGAATATAGGACATAAGGCATCGTGGAGGCTGCGGCATTTGAAGCTCTAACAAGCCCGTATGTTCTCCGATTTTTGCTGCGGAACAGTTCAGCCGTCATTTTCTGGAACATCAACCCGTACATTTGTCGCATCTGCTCGCCGTTCAAACCGGATGGAAACTGCGCATGTCCCGGAAACATCCAGGAATTGTTGGTCAAGTCACTGCCGTCACACTCATCCAGCTTATAACCGGAAACTCCGATATTGACATGCTGCTCTTCATGCTGCTTCTTATACAGCTCCACAGCCGCTGGCAGCGAATAATCCGGCGCAAGCCCGCCCCATACCGAATGACTCCCCGAAAGCGGCTTCAATTCCTCGTACAGCTCACTCTTCGGCGAAACGAAGGGATGCTCCCACAGATTCACCCGAAAGCCGCTTTGGTCCAAAGCTTTCACGAATTTATCAGGCTCAGGGAATCGGTTTTTCTCCCATTCGTAACTGACTGGGTAGCTTTGGCTGTGCCAACCGGGTTCGAGCCCGATCACATCACAGGGAATATCGTGCTGGCGGAACTGCTCCGCTTCTTCAAGAACTTGCTGATCCGTATAGAGCGTCGGAACACGGTGCCAGAAGCCAAGGCCCCACTTCGGAGGCAGAGTGCCTCCCCCGCAGAATAAATTATATCTTGCCACCGCATCCGAAAGGGTTGGCCCGCCAAACACATACACGTCTGCACCTTCGACAGGAAGCCGGATCTCCACCCGCGATGCGACTAGAGTAGCTTTCCATCCCTTATCCGTGTTGCGATCACGAATATCCTCACTTTGCGTTTCCTCCTGCCTCATCGTTGACCCGCAGTACAGAGTCACAATCCGTGAAGTATCCACCAAAACGCCATACCCGAGATCGCTTACGTAAAAAGGCACAGGAGCATGCGTCTCCCCCGTATCCTGCTTGGGATCGCTGTTCACACGCAAATAACGGTTTCTTCCCCGTTGATTCATTCTTAATAATTGCAGGCCTGTCCCGTATAGCTTTTCAGTTCGATTAAGCGGAATAGATAGAATGAGACAGTCACTTGCTTCCTCAAGCTGGATACTTACCCAGTCAAAAGGCGGCTGTACCTGCGGCATCTGCTGCAGTGCCTCGGTTTTTGGCGAAACGCCCATCCATGAGAGCGGTGTAATTCCTTGCGGTTCTCCGATCGTAAGGCGCCATACACCAGGCGCCGATTGCTGCGGGTTTGTTATTTGCATACTAGTTTCCCCATTCATCTATAGAGTTGGAACCTCAATGGCCTTCGTCTGACCGGATTCGCTTGCCAGCTTCGTGTAATGTACAAGCACTTGGGTTTTCAAATAGTCCCTGCCGCTTGTTTCCGCTTCGCGTCCCTCTTGAAGCGACGCCAAAAACTCAGCCAGTGTATCCGATTCATCCACTCCGCTAAAGTCATCGACAAGCAAAACCTCTCCGTCGCGAATTAGGCGGATTTCCTTATCGATGACTTCCATAGCGCCTTTGGTTCCTTCAATTCTCCAATTGCCGCTCCACGGTGTCTCTGTCCCTCTTGAAGCAATGGATGCATTATAGGCAGCAGTGATACCACCCTCCATTTCAAGAAAGGCATACGCATTGATAATAGCCCCTTC
It contains:
- a CDS encoding response regulator transcription factor — encoded protein: MHVLIVDDEPVIRRGMVKMAELYVPAFSKIQTAENGVAALERIRACEPDLVLTDVRMPKMDGLELCRIIHEEFPQIKTVVISGYSDFEYAQKSMNYGVRHYMLKPVTKSDVHGMLDQLIKKPSRSYMPPSRYIEWIDQMEQQIWALQMEELSSLISRWREYCLSANLSLAELKELLDDCNALLVKRFQGRNYSPSSVQAHLQADSVKEALEAFEKGLIRMAKGLQDVRSGSFKDPMEEAKGFIDSRLSEDISLDQVAAMVGLTPTYFSSLFKKVTQETFVQYRIKKRMTKAKEMLAIPYVRIVDVAADVGYDDYPHFTKTFKKIVGVSPSEYRAGLGIK
- a CDS encoding TIM-barrel domain-containing protein → MQITNPQQSAPGVWRLTIGEPQGITPLSWMGVSPKTEALQQMPQVQPPFDWVSIQLEEASDCLILSIPLNRTEKLYGTGLQLLRMNQRGRNRYLRVNSDPKQDTGETHAPVPFYVSDLGYGVLVDTSRIVTLYCGSTMRQEETQSEDIRDRNTDKGWKATLVASRVEIRLPVEGADVYVFGGPTLSDAVARYNLFCGGGTLPPKWGLGFWHRVPTLYTDQQVLEEAEQFRQHDIPCDVIGLEPGWHSQSYPVSYEWEKNRFPEPDKFVKALDQSGFRVNLWEHPFVSPKSELYEELKPLSGSHSVWGGLAPDYSLPAAVELYKKQHEEQHVNIGVSGYKLDECDGSDLTNNSWMFPGHAQFPSGLNGEQMRQMYGLMFQKMTAELFRSKNRRTYGLVRASNAAASTMPYVLYSDLYDHKQFIRGLVNSSFSGLLWTPEVRRARNAEDWVRRMQTVCFSPLAMLNAWGDGTKPWSFPEVEGTVRHYIKLRMRLLPYLYTAFATYREQGIPPFRAMPFVMSASEIAEAEALYAEAAEQTLNTTDAAYGKKKVREWDDQYMFGDALLVAPLVEGESEREVLLPSGIWYGLETGERYTGGCIIRVQAGLERIPVFVRNGSVIPMMPALAHVPPLGTRVLLEIIHFGDGMGEGKLYDDDGESFDYEHGKFGWWKAAVTQNAAGVYSGELIGTDGEPTSFSSITWRFAQTRL